The Terriglobales bacterium genome segment CCCTTATCCCATACCGTCCAATCCCAACATTGAGAGTAACGACCTGGCAGCGTGCAGTAGTCCAGCCGGCAATGGTGACTGCCACATTCTTATTGTGGATAAAGACGCCTGCATTTTGTACGAGCTCGATGCCGCGGCTACTCAAGGTCCGGGTAGCTGGACAGCTTTTTCCGGCGCGATCTGGAGCCTGAAATCGAATGCCCTGCGCACCGATACCTGGACCAGCGGCGATGCCGCCGGTCTCCCCATTCTGCCCGGATTGGTTCGCTACGATGAGGTTCAAGCCGGCCTTATCAATCATGCGTTGCGTTTCACCATGGTGAACACACAGAAAGCTCATATCTATCCTGCGCGCCATGACGCCAGCTCCAAACTGAATACCAATCTCCCGCCAATGGGGCTGCGATTGCGATTGAAGGCTTCCACCGACATCTCGCACTTTACTCCCCAGGCAAAAGTGATTGCTCAGGCTATGAAGACATACGGCATCATCCTGGCGGATAACGGCTCTAACTGGTATATCAGCGGAGCCTCAGATCCGAACTTTGATGACAATGATCTTGGAGCTTTGAAGACACAGCTCCACGGCTCTGATTTCGAAGTTGTTAATACCAGCGGTTTGCGGAATGGAAGTGACAGCTCCACTGCCACCGTGAACATAGCGCCGGGTGGCGCGCTCAAGTATGTGGATGTTACCAGCAATACCAGCACGACCACTATTCCCGTCAACACCACCGTGCAATGGAATTGGGTGGATGCCAGTCACAGCCATTCCACCACTTCCGGCAATTGCTGTACGCCCGACGGCAAATGGGATTCGCAAGTGAACGGTAACGGCAATGTTTTTATCAACACCTTCAACCAGGTCGGCACCTATCCTTATTTCTGCACGATTCATAACGCATTGATGAAGGGTACGGTGATTGTGACTCCGCCCAGCGACTACAGCCTTACGATCTCCAACTCAGGGATTCTTATTTTTCCCGGGCAGACGGCTCCATTCAGCGGCAAGCTCACGACTAGCAATGGCTACAACAACACGGTCAATCTGAGCTGTGGCACAGGACACCCGGCCACCTGCACGCCTGCACCCCCAAGCCTGACCCCAACGCCGGGCGGGGCAGGTTTCCTGGTGAACGCCAGCGATGTCACGCCCAACGATTACACGTTTAATGTTCAAGGGATTGGAACAGACACTCTACAGACTTCGCACGCGGCGTCGGTGACCCTGCACGTGGTGGATTTCAACCTTACGGCCCCCTCCCCCTCTACTCTTACCACCGCGGTCAGCACAAATCCCACAACCACGCCGACCGCCAGCTTCCAGGTGAGCATCAGCGGCAGTGCTTTTTCGGGAATTGTGAATCTTTCCTGCGGTGGGCTGCCGGGAGGAGCAACCTGCAACTTCTTGCCTTCGGCGTCGCCGTTTTTTTCTGGGCCGGGTTCGCAAGCAGCTACAGTGAGCATCACCGTGGCCGGCAATACTGCGGCAGGCGTCTATCCGCTCACAGTTTCAG includes the following:
- a CDS encoding plastocyanin/azurin family copper-binding protein, yielding MLSCAKSVCSSFVISFFLICSAYGGSLPGAPNCPMFPANNVWNVDISNTVTYPVDPNSGNYLANMATGTGLHPDFGSFAGYGIPYNVVSSAQAKVLVNFSAGAPTESDNGPYPIPSNPNIESNDLAACSSPAGNGDCHILIVDKDACILYELDAAATQGPGSWTAFSGAIWSLKSNALRTDTWTSGDAAGLPILPGLVRYDEVQAGLINHALRFTMVNTQKAHIYPARHDASSKLNTNLPPMGLRLRLKASTDISHFTPQAKVIAQAMKTYGIILADNGSNWYISGASDPNFDDNDLGALKTQLHGSDFEVVNTSGLRNGSDSSTATVNIAPGGALKYVDVTSNTSTTTIPVNTTVQWNWVDASHSHSTTSGNCCTPDGKWDSQVNGNGNVFINTFNQVGTYPYFCTIHNALMKGTVIVTPPSDYSLTISNSGILIFPGQTAPFSGKLTTSNGYNNTVNLSCGTGHPATCTPAPPSLTPTPGGAGFLVNASDVTPNDYTFNVQGIGTDTLQTSHAASVTLHVVDFNLTAPSPSTLTTAVSTNPTTTPTASFQVSISGSAFSGIVNLSCGGLPGGATCNFLPSASPFFSGPGSQAATVSITVAGNTAAGVYPLTVSANTAGAPAAKTQPLTLQVVDFTQGTPSPSPVAMTQNAVSQPVTFQLTPVAGFSAPVALSCAALANVSCSFSPNPAPVSGSPVTVTLTVTTNGAAVSSPTLTIQSAATVNGVALSHSQSLTLNISAGGTTTDLSISSLISQPDPVEAKGPIAINATAHNTGINAGSVNVSIYFSQPVKVINATLPGGCTVNTGIVTCAVGNLNAGNDAPYTIQIVPGPGRNLIITATVNSTSVNDSNPTNNVATVTAHIRPKPLARRGLVPRVP